From the Sphingomonas phyllosphaerae 5.2 genome, one window contains:
- a CDS encoding SufE family protein — MTEPVATLEDVREEYGFLEGDDRYRLLVELGRALEPMPEALKTEATLVRGCSASVWVYPAVRDDGRLHFLADSNAHITKGIIALVLLTVQDRTPAEILSTDIPDSLAPFDLKTQLSSNRTQGIPNMIALIRETAARYAA; from the coding sequence ATGACCGAACCCGTTGCCACGCTCGAAGACGTCCGCGAGGAATATGGCTTCCTCGAAGGCGACGACCGCTACCGCCTCCTGGTCGAACTCGGGCGCGCACTGGAACCGATGCCGGAAGCGCTGAAGACCGAGGCGACGCTGGTGCGCGGCTGCTCCGCCTCGGTCTGGGTCTATCCCGCGGTGCGCGACGACGGGCGACTGCACTTCCTCGCCGACAGCAACGCCCACATCACCAAAGGCATCATCGCGCTGGTGCTGCTGACCGTGCAGGACCGCACGCCAGCGGAGATCCTGTCGACCGACATTCCGGACTCGCTAGCGCCGTTCGACCTCAAGACACAGCTCAGTTCCAACCGCACGCAGGGCATCCCGAACATGATCGCCCTGATCCGCGAAACCGCCGCCCGCTACGCGGCGTAG
- the pspB gene encoding envelope stress response membrane protein PspB has protein sequence MDLTGVIAILAFMIGLPWLILHYVTKWKTAPKMTGEDEQLLDEMYNLARRLEDRVTTVERIVAADNPDFRPGVADYRSAPDYRLDQPSSQRRN, from the coding sequence ATGGACTTGACGGGCGTCATCGCCATACTGGCATTCATGATCGGCCTGCCGTGGCTGATCCTCCACTACGTCACCAAGTGGAAGACCGCCCCCAAGATGACCGGCGAGGACGAGCAGTTGCTCGATGAGATGTACAATCTCGCACGCCGGCTCGAGGACCGCGTCACCACGGTCGAGCGGATCGTCGCCGCCGACAATCCGGATTTCCGCCCCGGCGTTGCCGATTACCGCTCGGCACCCGATTACCGCCTCGACCAACCTTCTTCGCAGCGGAGGAACTGA
- a CDS encoding superoxide dismutase, protein MAFELPPLPYAYDALEPVISKETMTFHHDKHHAAYTNKLNEGVAADASLEGLSIEDILARVSSLPPLIRNNGGGFWNHDFFWKIMAPKGSTQPSGKLAEAIDAYGGLDKLKEDFNGKGAGQFGSGWAWVIADQSGALKVTSTPNQDNPLMDDAKDKGTPILGNDVWEHAYYLTYMNDRPGYLKAWWDVVNWDEAGRRYEGAAA, encoded by the coding sequence ATGGCTTTCGAACTGCCGCCGCTGCCTTATGCCTACGACGCGCTGGAGCCGGTCATCTCCAAGGAGACGATGACCTTCCACCACGACAAGCACCACGCCGCCTATACCAACAAGCTGAACGAAGGAGTAGCCGCCGACGCGTCGCTCGAAGGGCTGTCGATCGAGGACATCCTGGCGCGTGTGTCGTCGCTGCCCCCGCTGATCCGCAACAACGGTGGCGGGTTCTGGAACCATGATTTCTTCTGGAAGATCATGGCACCCAAGGGATCGACCCAGCCATCGGGCAAGCTGGCCGAGGCGATCGATGCCTATGGCGGGCTCGACAAGCTGAAGGAAGATTTCAACGGCAAGGGCGCGGGGCAGTTCGGCTCCGGCTGGGCATGGGTGATCGCCGACCAGTCGGGCGCGCTGAAGGTCACCTCGACCCCGAACCAGGACAATCCGTTGATGGACGATGCCAAGGACAAGGGTACGCCGATCCTGGGTAATGACGTGTGGGAGCACGCTTATTATTTGACCTACATGAACGACCGCCCCGGCTATCTCAAGGCGTGGTGGGACGTCGTGAACTGGGACGAGGCCGGTCGTCGCTACGAGGGCGCTGCCGCCTGA
- the pspA gene encoding phage shock protein PspA — MGIFSRTRDIVAANMAELLDRADDPAKMVRMIIAEMEDTLVEVRASAARTIADQKEMRRHIAKLAELEASWTEKAELALSKNREDLAKAALVERRKAAEMGAQLSEEVGTLDAALRAAEDDIAKVQSKLREARAKQNAIATRLESANTKARLREMWNGPRTHEAFSRFETLERRADEAEGRAEAMGLTSKSLEDEFNELRSNDKVDAELAALKARLNKEG; from the coding sequence ATGGGCATTTTCTCCCGCACCCGCGACATCGTCGCCGCCAACATGGCCGAATTGCTCGACCGTGCGGACGATCCCGCCAAGATGGTCCGCATGATTATCGCGGAAATGGAGGACACGCTGGTCGAGGTCCGCGCCTCCGCGGCCCGCACGATCGCCGACCAGAAGGAGATGCGACGGCACATCGCCAAGCTCGCCGAACTGGAAGCGAGCTGGACCGAGAAGGCCGAGCTGGCGCTCTCCAAGAACCGCGAAGATCTCGCAAAGGCCGCACTGGTCGAACGCCGCAAGGCCGCCGAGATGGGCGCACAGCTCAGCGAGGAGGTCGGCACGCTGGACGCCGCGCTGCGCGCCGCCGAGGACGACATCGCCAAGGTCCAGAGCAAGCTTCGCGAAGCGCGCGCCAAGCAGAACGCGATCGCCACCCGGCTGGAAAGCGCCAACACCAAGGCGCGACTGCGCGAGATGTGGAACGGCCCGCGCACGCACGAGGCGTTCAGCCGCTTCGAAACGCTGGAACGCCGCGCCGACGAGGCGGAGGGCCGCGCCGAGGCGATGGGCCTGACGTCCAAGTCGCTGGAAGACGAATTCAACGAGCTGCGATCGAATGACAAGGTCGACGCAGAGCTGGCGGCGCTCAAGGCGCGCCTGAACAAGGAGGGTTGA
- a CDS encoding ABC-F family ATP-binding cassette domain-containing protein encodes MAAPVLSYEDLGLVQGSGWLFRHLNLYVGERDRLALIGRNGAGKSTLLKLIAGVVDADEGRRTIVPGTRVVMLEQDPDLTGFATLQDYVLAGEHAPAGYEADAIADQLGIDLSREASSASGGERRRAAIVRALAMDPDVLLLDEPTNHLDIAAIEWLEDWLKRFTGAFVVISHDRTFLTRLTKQTLWLDRGELRRADVGFGGFDAWTEQVYAEEERNAARLDAKLKIEEHWLQRGVTGRRRRNQGRLSKLKEMRAERAAMMGPQGAAALQVASDDVKTKVVIDAEHVTKAYGERTIIADLTLRVARGDRIGIVGRNGAGKTTLLKLLTGELAPDAGTVKRARTLDGIVIDQQRSLMAPQKTVREVLADGGEWIDVLGVRKHIHGYLKEFLFDPSLTEAKVGTLSGGERSRLLLAREFARESNLLILDEPTNDLDLETLDLLQEVIADYGGTVLIVSHDRDFLDRTVTVTLGLDGTGHVDVVAGGYEDWERQRRPRVAAAKKAAPKTAAAPAPAAPTRIKLTYKDQRDYDLLPKRIEELDAAIAADEAAMADPALYARDPAAFDRLGRNIAALRHEKDTAEMRWLELAEMVEQSA; translated from the coding sequence ATGGCCGCACCTGTATTGTCGTATGAAGATCTCGGACTGGTTCAAGGATCGGGATGGCTGTTCCGCCACCTGAACCTCTACGTGGGCGAACGCGACCGGCTCGCGCTGATCGGCCGCAACGGCGCGGGCAAGTCGACGTTGCTCAAGCTGATCGCCGGCGTCGTCGACGCCGACGAAGGGCGCCGCACGATCGTGCCGGGCACGCGCGTCGTGATGCTGGAACAGGACCCCGACCTTACCGGCTTCGCCACGCTGCAGGATTACGTGCTGGCGGGCGAGCATGCGCCGGCCGGCTACGAAGCCGATGCGATCGCCGACCAGCTCGGCATCGACCTGTCGCGTGAGGCGTCGTCGGCGTCGGGGGGTGAGCGCCGCCGTGCCGCGATCGTCCGTGCGCTGGCGATGGATCCGGACGTGCTGCTGCTCGACGAGCCCACCAACCACCTCGACATCGCCGCGATCGAGTGGCTGGAGGACTGGCTGAAGCGCTTCACCGGCGCATTCGTCGTCATCAGCCACGATCGTACCTTCCTCACGCGCCTGACGAAGCAGACCCTGTGGCTCGACCGTGGCGAGCTGCGCCGCGCCGACGTCGGCTTCGGCGGGTTCGATGCGTGGACCGAGCAGGTCTACGCCGAGGAGGAGCGCAATGCCGCACGCCTCGACGCCAAGCTGAAGATCGAGGAGCATTGGCTGCAACGTGGCGTCACCGGGCGCCGGCGCCGCAATCAGGGTCGGCTGTCGAAGCTGAAGGAGATGCGCGCCGAACGCGCCGCGATGATGGGGCCGCAGGGTGCCGCCGCGCTCCAGGTCGCGAGCGACGACGTGAAGACAAAGGTGGTGATCGACGCCGAGCACGTGACCAAGGCGTATGGAGAGCGCACGATCATCGCCGACCTGACGTTGCGCGTCGCACGCGGCGACCGGATCGGCATCGTGGGGCGTAACGGCGCCGGCAAGACGACGCTGCTCAAGCTGCTGACCGGCGAGCTCGCTCCCGATGCCGGCACGGTGAAGCGCGCACGCACGCTCGACGGCATCGTCATCGACCAGCAGCGCAGCCTGATGGCGCCGCAGAAGACGGTCCGCGAGGTTCTGGCCGACGGCGGAGAGTGGATCGACGTGCTGGGCGTGCGCAAGCACATCCACGGGTACCTCAAGGAGTTCCTGTTCGATCCGTCGTTGACGGAGGCGAAGGTCGGCACATTGTCGGGCGGTGAGCGGTCGCGGCTGCTGCTCGCCCGCGAATTCGCACGCGAATCGAACCTGCTGATCCTCGACGAGCCGACCAACGACCTCGACCTCGAAACGCTCGACCTGTTGCAGGAAGTGATCGCCGACTACGGCGGCACGGTGTTGATCGTCAGCCACGACCGCGACTTCCTCGACCGCACCGTCACCGTCACGCTCGGGCTCGACGGCACCGGCCACGTCGACGTCGTCGCCGGCGGCTATGAGGATTGGGAGCGGCAGCGCCGTCCGCGCGTCGCGGCGGCGAAGAAGGCCGCGCCGAAGACCGCCGCTGCGCCCGCCCCGGCCGCGCCGACGCGCATCAAGCTCACCTACAAGGACCAGCGGGACTACGACCTGCTGCCGAAGCGGATCGAGGAGCTCGATGCCGCGATCGCAGCCGACGAGGCCGCGATGGCCGATCCGGCGCTCTATGCCCGCGATCCGGCGGCCTTCGATCGGCTCGGGCGCAACATCGCGGCGTTGCGCCACGAGAAGGACACGGCGGAGATGCGCTGGCTTGAACTCGCGGAAATGGTTGAACAATCAGCCTGA
- a CDS encoding inner membrane-spanning protein YciB, with amino-acid sequence MNTARNEGHAGVRALVDYGPLALFFVANFLIPAEVARGIVAHFTPMLSTMKQVEALLLARVILATAVFVIASVVALVIARLKLGRVPIMLLISAGLVIVFGGLTMYFRDPRFIQTKPTIVYALLAAVLGFGLATGRPLLQQLMGSSYPGLRESGWRRLTLNWVWFFAIMAVLNEAVWRGAAVAVGPQRGWDLWAIYKVWIVIPFTMLFAVANVPMLMRHGLSLGDDAPPVPPEG; translated from the coding sequence ATGAACACGGCTCGGAACGAAGGCCATGCCGGCGTCCGCGCGCTGGTCGACTATGGCCCGCTCGCGCTGTTCTTCGTCGCCAACTTCCTGATTCCGGCGGAGGTCGCGCGCGGCATCGTCGCGCATTTCACGCCGATGCTGTCGACCATGAAGCAGGTCGAGGCGCTGCTGCTCGCACGTGTGATCCTGGCGACGGCGGTGTTCGTGATCGCCAGCGTGGTGGCGCTCGTCATCGCCAGGCTCAAGCTCGGACGCGTGCCGATCATGTTGCTCATCTCCGCCGGGCTGGTGATCGTATTCGGCGGTCTCACCATGTATTTCCGCGATCCGCGCTTCATCCAGACCAAGCCGACGATCGTCTACGCGCTGCTCGCCGCCGTGCTCGGCTTCGGGCTGGCGACCGGCCGCCCGCTGCTCCAGCAATTGATGGGCAGCAGCTACCCGGGCCTGCGGGAGAGCGGGTGGCGGCGACTGACGCTCAACTGGGTGTGGTTCTTCGCGATCATGGCCGTGCTCAACGAGGCCGTGTGGCGCGGCGCCGCGGTGGCGGTCGGGCCGCAGCGCGGGTGGGATCTGTGGGCGATCTACAAGGTGTGGATCGTCATCCCGTTCACGATGCTGTTCGCGGTCGCCAACGTGCCGATGCTGATGCGCCATGGCCTGTCGCTCGGCGACGACGCCCCGCCGGTTCCGCCGGAAGGCTAG
- the ftsY gene encoding signal recognition particle-docking protein FtsY, with protein MNTSWHDKLLGGFRRTSDRLVGNLAGLGGARLDEETLDTVEEALIASDLGPATAAKVRERLAEGTFERNMEELGIRLVVAEEVEKVLAQVARPIGIDAFPRPQVILVIGVNGSGKTTTIAKLAHLFLEQDYAVMLAAGDTFRAAAIGQLRTWAERIGVPIVTGPEGGDAAGIVWDAVKQATAIGTDVLIVDTAGRLQNKRELMDELAKIRRVLGRLNPAAPHDVLLVLDATTGQNALSQIEVFKEVAGVTGLVMTKLDGTARGGVLVAAAERYGLPIHAIGVGEQMDDLRPFDAREVSRIIAGIEGGKQR; from the coding sequence GACGAGGAAACGCTCGATACCGTCGAGGAAGCGTTGATCGCCTCCGACCTTGGCCCCGCCACCGCCGCCAAGGTGCGCGAGCGGTTGGCCGAGGGCACGTTCGAGCGCAACATGGAGGAACTCGGCATCCGTCTCGTCGTCGCCGAGGAGGTGGAGAAGGTGCTGGCGCAGGTCGCGCGCCCGATCGGCATCGACGCCTTCCCGCGCCCGCAGGTGATCCTCGTCATCGGCGTCAACGGGTCGGGCAAGACCACGACGATCGCCAAGCTGGCGCATCTGTTCCTCGAACAGGATTATGCCGTGATGCTGGCGGCGGGCGATACGTTCCGTGCCGCCGCGATCGGCCAGCTCAGGACATGGGCGGAGCGGATCGGCGTCCCGATCGTCACCGGCCCGGAGGGTGGCGACGCCGCCGGGATCGTCTGGGATGCGGTCAAGCAGGCGACCGCGATCGGCACCGACGTACTGATCGTCGACACCGCCGGACGCCTCCAGAACAAGCGCGAGTTGATGGACGAGCTCGCCAAGATCCGCCGCGTGCTCGGTCGGCTCAACCCCGCCGCGCCGCACGACGTGCTGCTGGTGCTGGACGCCACCACCGGCCAGAACGCGCTCAGCCAGATCGAGGTCTTCAAGGAAGTCGCCGGGGTCACCGGTCTGGTCATGACCAAGCTGGACGGCACCGCTCGCGGCGGCGTGCTGGTGGCGGCGGCGGAGCGCTACGGCCTGCCGATCCACGCCATCGGCGTCGGCGAGCAGATGGACGACCTGCGCCCGTTCGACGCACGCGAGGTCAGCCGGATCATCGCCGGCATCGAAGGGGGCAAGCAACGATGA
- the pspF gene encoding phage shock protein operon transcriptional activator has translation MKRSTQVIGQSGVFLDALERASRAAALDRPVLVIGERGTGKELVAERLHHLSPRWDQPLVTMNCAALPETLIEAELFGHEAGAFTGATKARVGRFEEADGGTLFLDELGTLSMGAQERLLRAVEYGEVTRIGASRPMRVDVRIVAATNEHLPDRVEAHTFRADLLDRLCFEVVTLPPLRARRSDIPVLADFFGRRMAAELGRDEWVGFTPEIEEAMREHRWPGNVRELRNVVERAVYRWERPGAVGAIEFDPFASPYRPSGANGKRPEAAAPAAPSSSAPVPADGADEEVAACEVGPSDFKSRVALFERELLTRSLAEHRFNQRATAEALGLSYDQLRHALRRHDLIGAVA, from the coding sequence ATGAAGCGCAGCACGCAGGTGATCGGTCAGTCGGGTGTGTTCCTCGACGCGCTGGAGCGCGCGAGCCGCGCCGCCGCGCTCGACCGGCCGGTGCTGGTGATCGGCGAGCGCGGGACAGGCAAGGAACTGGTCGCGGAGCGGCTCCACCACCTCAGTCCGCGCTGGGACCAGCCGCTGGTGACGATGAACTGCGCCGCGCTGCCCGAGACGTTGATCGAGGCGGAATTGTTCGGGCACGAGGCCGGGGCGTTCACCGGCGCGACCAAGGCGCGCGTCGGGCGATTCGAGGAAGCGGACGGAGGAACGCTGTTCCTCGACGAGCTGGGCACGCTGTCGATGGGCGCGCAGGAGCGCCTGCTGCGTGCGGTCGAATATGGCGAGGTGACGCGGATCGGGGCGTCGCGCCCGATGCGCGTCGACGTGCGGATCGTGGCGGCCACCAACGAGCATCTGCCAGATCGCGTCGAGGCGCATACGTTCCGCGCCGACCTGCTCGATCGCTTGTGCTTCGAGGTGGTGACGTTGCCGCCGCTGCGTGCGCGACGCAGCGACATCCCGGTGCTCGCCGATTTCTTCGGGCGGCGGATGGCGGCGGAGCTGGGGCGCGACGAATGGGTCGGCTTCACGCCCGAGATCGAGGAGGCGATGCGCGAGCACCGCTGGCCCGGCAACGTCCGCGAGCTGCGCAACGTCGTCGAGCGCGCGGTCTATCGCTGGGAACGCCCCGGCGCGGTCGGCGCGATCGAGTTCGACCCGTTCGCCTCTCCGTACCGGCCGTCCGGCGCGAACGGGAAGCGGCCGGAAGCGGCGGCGCCCGCAGCGCCTTCGTCGTCCGCGCCCGTGCCGGCGGACGGTGCCGACGAGGAGGTGGCCGCGTGTGAGGTCGGGCCTTCCGACTTCAAGAGCCGGGTCGCGTTGTTCGAGCGTGAGCTGCTGACCCGCTCGCTGGCCGAGCATCGCTTCAACCAGCGCGCCACCGCCGAGGCGCTGGGGCTAAGCTACGACCAGTTACGCCACGCGCTACGCCGCCACGACCTGATCGGAGCGGTTGCGTAA
- a CDS encoding DUF2231 domain-containing protein, whose protein sequence is MVSSAAAPSRIHPVHGLLLAFPVALFPAALAADATYLGSAEMQWSNMASWAITGALLVGAPALAWSVFEAIRRRTSWLYPLLLGIAWVAGFINAFHHSRDAWASVEVGGLLLSLISTVAVLAAGWFAFGARTTVAAGAVR, encoded by the coding sequence ATGGTTTCGTCCGCTGCCGCGCCATCGCGCATTCATCCGGTCCACGGGCTGCTGCTCGCCTTTCCGGTGGCATTGTTTCCGGCGGCGCTGGCGGCCGACGCGACCTATCTCGGTAGTGCGGAGATGCAATGGTCGAACATGGCATCCTGGGCGATCACCGGGGCGCTGCTGGTCGGCGCACCGGCATTGGCATGGAGCGTGTTCGAGGCAATCCGCCGGCGGACGTCTTGGCTGTATCCGTTGCTGCTCGGGATCGCCTGGGTGGCGGGCTTCATCAACGCCTTCCATCACAGCCGCGACGCGTGGGCGTCGGTTGAGGTCGGCGGGTTGCTGTTGTCGCTGATCTCAACGGTCGCGGTGCTGGCGGCCGGGTGGTTTGCATTCGGTGCGCGGACCACCGTCGCGGCGGGGGCGGTTCGATGA
- the pspC gene encoding envelope stress response membrane protein PspC has translation MSDSRTKFYLDPQNGKWKGVCAGIADYVGIEVLWVRLAVAGLMIVGQQWWILLAYFVMAWIVEPKPSALYHDRADQKFWQGVRANPTRSTTEVRAKFRDLDRRLADIELHYTSRNSSLAKEIDSLR, from the coding sequence ATGTCCGACAGCCGCACCAAATTCTACCTCGATCCGCAGAACGGCAAGTGGAAGGGCGTCTGCGCCGGGATCGCCGATTACGTGGGTATCGAGGTCCTGTGGGTTCGACTGGCCGTCGCCGGTCTGATGATCGTGGGCCAGCAATGGTGGATATTGCTCGCGTACTTCGTCATGGCGTGGATCGTCGAACCGAAGCCGAGCGCGCTCTACCACGATCGCGCCGACCAGAAGTTCTGGCAGGGCGTGCGCGCCAACCCGACGCGCTCCACCACCGAAGTCCGCGCCAAGTTCCGCGACCTGGACCGCCGCCTGGCCGACATCGAGTTGCACTACACCAGCCGCAACTCGTCGCTCGCCAAGGAAATCGACAGCCTGCGGTAA
- a CDS encoding sensor histidine kinase — MILIAAAWISALLLGGGYALDRVLVNAVTSNADEQLEYVLKSLLVSAEIDPVGEVRFNREPADQNFLEPYSGLYWQVSAPGRETFPSRSLWDRELAYGRPHNDRTVHRYDSGQFADEKLRIVERDVTLPGSKVRWRFQVASRRDALDAQIAILRRTLVRSFVLLGLGLVILAALQTFYGLLPLRRLRLEIAKMRAGRSNRISGAMPLELLPMVEELNALVAHNETQAEEARRHAGNLAHALKTPLTVIMNAATAQSDDLAETVIREARTMRRQVDHHLARARAVGRRGSAHSRAQVWPSVESVERAVQRLYPHVRIDMTGPKDLVAHIERQDLDEIMGNLVENAAKYGGGSVFVTVGAQAGFVEILVEDDGMGIPDADRIRIFDRGVRLDTGKPGTGLGLAIVRDVAEIYDGTVTLEESEDLGGSLVRLRLPMAG; from the coding sequence ATGATCCTGATCGCGGCGGCGTGGATCTCCGCGCTGTTGCTGGGTGGCGGCTACGCGCTGGACCGCGTGCTGGTGAACGCGGTGACCAGCAACGCCGACGAGCAGCTGGAATATGTGCTGAAGTCGTTGCTGGTCTCCGCGGAGATCGATCCGGTCGGCGAGGTGCGCTTCAACCGCGAACCCGCCGACCAGAATTTCCTCGAGCCCTATTCGGGATTGTACTGGCAGGTTTCGGCGCCCGGCCGCGAGACGTTTCCGTCGCGATCGTTATGGGATCGCGAACTCGCCTACGGACGACCGCATAACGACCGCACCGTGCACCGCTACGACAGCGGGCAATTCGCCGACGAGAAGTTGCGGATCGTCGAGCGCGACGTGACGCTGCCGGGATCGAAGGTGCGGTGGCGCTTCCAGGTCGCCTCGCGACGCGACGCGCTCGACGCGCAGATCGCGATCCTGCGACGCACGCTGGTGCGCAGCTTCGTGCTGCTGGGGCTGGGGCTGGTGATCCTCGCCGCGTTGCAGACCTTCTACGGGCTGCTGCCGCTGCGGCGGTTGCGGCTGGAGATCGCGAAGATGCGCGCGGGGCGATCGAACCGGATCAGCGGGGCGATGCCGCTGGAATTGCTGCCGATGGTCGAGGAGCTGAACGCGCTGGTCGCGCACAACGAGACGCAGGCGGAGGAAGCGCGGCGCCACGCCGGCAATCTGGCGCACGCGCTGAAGACGCCGTTGACGGTGATCATGAACGCCGCCACCGCGCAGTCGGACGATCTCGCCGAGACCGTGATCCGCGAGGCGCGGACGATGCGGCGGCAGGTAGACCACCATCTGGCGCGCGCGCGCGCGGTCGGGCGGCGCGGTTCCGCGCACAGCCGTGCGCAGGTGTGGCCGAGCGTCGAGTCCGTGGAGCGCGCGGTGCAGCGCCTCTACCCGCACGTCCGCATCGACATGACCGGGCCGAAGGATCTGGTGGCACATATCGAGCGGCAGGACCTGGACGAGATCATGGGCAATCTGGTCGAGAATGCCGCGAAATACGGTGGCGGGAGCGTCTTCGTGACGGTGGGTGCGCAAGCCGGGTTCGTCGAGATCCTAGTCGAGGACGACGGGATGGGCATTCCGGACGCGGACCGCATCCGGATCTTCGATCGCGGGGTGCGGCTGGATACGGGCAAGCCGGGAACCGGGCTGGGGCTGGCGATCGTGCGCGACGTGGCGGAGATCTACGACGGGACGGTGACGCTGGAGGAGAGCGAGGACCTCGGCGGGTCGCTGGTGCGGTTGCGGTTGCCGATGGCGGGGTAA
- a CDS encoding response regulator transcription factor — MRVLIVEDEPNLGQQLKSTLEGAGYAIDLATDGEEGHFLGSTENYDAIVLDLGLPEIDGLTVLDRWRKEGKVTPVLVLTARDSWSDKVAGLDAGADDYVAKPFQTEELIARLRALIRRASGNASSELIAGDVRLDTRSGKVTRAGEPVKLTAQEYKLLSYLLHHKGKVVSRTELIEHIYDQDFDRDSNTIEVFVTRIRKKLGQDVITTIRGLGYSLEDPDA; from the coding sequence ATGCGCGTACTGATCGTCGAGGACGAGCCCAACCTGGGGCAGCAGCTGAAATCCACGCTGGAGGGTGCCGGCTATGCCATCGACCTCGCGACCGACGGGGAGGAGGGGCATTTCCTGGGATCGACCGAGAATTACGATGCGATCGTGCTCGACCTCGGCCTGCCGGAGATCGACGGGCTGACCGTGCTCGACCGCTGGCGCAAGGAGGGCAAGGTGACCCCGGTGCTGGTGCTGACCGCACGCGACAGCTGGTCCGACAAGGTCGCCGGGCTTGACGCGGGCGCGGACGATTATGTCGCCAAGCCGTTTCAGACCGAGGAGCTGATCGCCCGGCTGCGTGCGCTGATCCGCCGCGCGTCCGGCAATGCCTCGTCCGAGCTGATCGCGGGCGACGTGCGGCTCGACACGCGTTCGGGGAAGGTGACGCGGGCGGGCGAGCCGGTGAAGCTGACCGCGCAGGAATACAAGCTGCTCAGCTACCTGCTGCACCACAAGGGCAAGGTGGTGAGCCGCACCGAATTGATCGAGCATATCTACGACCAGGATTTCGATCGCGACTCCAACACGATCGAGGTGTTCGTGACGCGGATCCGCAAGAAGCTGGGCCAGGACGTGATCACCACGATCCGCGGGCTCGGCTATAGTCTGGAAGATCCGGACGCCTGA
- a CDS encoding PQQ-dependent sugar dehydrogenase: MIRASASLATLALLTACGSQPQDVRQTGPNPQLPGQAQTLVPAMKIATPEAWGDARPTVPAGYNIVALATDLKVPRQMLVLPNGDLLVAEGKGGHAPKLRPKDVIAGYIKSLGTTSVKGGDRITLLRDADGDGKPELRTTFIDKLDAPYGMALIGNELFVAEQGALKRFAYTPGATSIPTPGWEVTKLPSRINHHWTKSLVASADGSKLYVGIGSNSNVGERGMEVEQDRAVVWEIDRETGAHRAIATGIRNPTALAIDPTTNALWSVVNERDELGPRLVPDYLTQVRDGAFYGWPYSYWGRNVDQRAHPQRPELVAQAVVPDYALGSHVAALGLSFVSGGGWGGAFSEGAFVGEHGSWNRKDLAGYKVTWVPFTGGRPAGQPRDVVTGFIGPDGKARGRPVGVLFDAPRRALYVADDLSNTVWRVTPAVASAAAKPAAPRG; encoded by the coding sequence ATGATCCGCGCGAGCGCTTCGCTTGCCACGCTGGCGCTGCTCACCGCGTGCGGCAGCCAACCGCAGGATGTCCGCCAAACGGGGCCGAACCCGCAACTGCCCGGCCAGGCGCAGACGCTGGTGCCAGCGATGAAGATCGCTACGCCCGAGGCATGGGGCGACGCGCGCCCGACCGTGCCGGCGGGGTACAATATCGTCGCGCTGGCGACCGACCTGAAGGTGCCGCGGCAGATGCTGGTGCTGCCGAACGGCGACCTGCTGGTGGCCGAGGGCAAGGGCGGGCATGCGCCGAAGCTGCGTCCCAAGGATGTGATCGCGGGCTATATCAAGAGCCTGGGGACGACCAGCGTGAAAGGCGGCGACCGCATCACCTTGCTGCGCGACGCAGACGGCGACGGCAAGCCGGAGCTGCGCACGACCTTCATCGACAAGCTGGATGCGCCGTACGGCATGGCGTTGATCGGCAACGAGCTGTTCGTGGCGGAGCAGGGTGCGTTGAAGCGCTTTGCCTATACGCCGGGCGCGACATCGATCCCGACGCCGGGCTGGGAAGTGACCAAGCTGCCGTCGCGGATCAACCATCACTGGACGAAATCGCTGGTGGCGAGCGCCGACGGATCGAAACTGTACGTCGGCATCGGATCGAACAGCAACGTGGGTGAGCGCGGCATGGAGGTCGAGCAGGATCGCGCCGTCGTTTGGGAGATCGACCGGGAGACCGGTGCGCATCGCGCGATCGCGACCGGCATCCGCAATCCCACCGCGCTGGCGATCGATCCGACGACCAATGCGCTGTGGAGCGTCGTCAACGAGCGGGACGAACTGGGACCGCGACTGGTCCCCGATTACCTCACGCAGGTGCGCGACGGCGCCTTCTATGGCTGGCCGTACAGCTATTGGGGCCGCAACGTCGATCAGCGCGCGCATCCGCAGCGCCCCGAACTGGTCGCGCAGGCGGTGGTGCCGGATTATGCGCTGGGGTCGCACGTCGCCGCGCTGGGGCTGTCGTTCGTGAGCGGCGGCGGCTGGGGCGGCGCGTTCAGCGAGGGCGCGTTCGTCGGCGAACATGGCAGCTGGAACCGCAAGGATCTCGCCGGGTACAAGGTGACATGGGTGCCGTTCACGGGCGGGCGCCCCGCCGGGCAACCGCGCGACGTGGTCACCGGGTTCATCGGCCCCGACGGCAAGGCGCGTGGTCGACCGGTCGGCGTGCTGTTCGATGCGCCGCGCCGCGCGCTATACGTCGCGGATGACCTGTCGAACACCGTGTGGCGGGTTACGCCGGCGGTGGCGAGTGCCGCAGCGAAGCCCGCCGCCCCGCGTGGGTGA